Within Acidobacteriota bacterium, the genomic segment CTCCTTTTCTTCCTTGCCAATACCCTCATTTACAAGAAGATCGATGATGAGATCGCCGCGTTGACCACCGAGCGCGAGCAGTTGGACAAGAAGGTGCAGGAAGGCCAGGGCTTTCTCCGGACCGAAAACGAGCACATGCGGGACATCGCGATCCTGGCCGACCAGTTGAGCGCCCAGAGCCGCTGCCTGCCCGATGGTTCGGAAATTGACCAGCTGGCGAAAGAGTTTTACAAGGATGCCCAGGAAAAATATGACATGTTCGATGTCAGTTTCGACATTTCCGGCATCTCGGTCAACGAGCGGAAACTTCAGGAAATTCCCATCGCCTTCCGGTGCAGCGCGACCTTCACGAAACTCGGCGAGCTGTTCCAGGCCGTGTCCCGTTACAGCCGCATCCTGAACATCGAGTCCCTCGACCTCAAGCGGCTGAACATCAAGGAGCGGGCCACCGTTCCCGGCTGGAAGAAGACGGCCCAGCTGCCCACCATCAAGGTGTCGTTCGTGGCCAAGACCTACTCCATGGTGAAGGACCCGGACGAGGACTCCCAGATCCAGGAAGTGATCGCGAAGGCCCGCCAGACCATGGCGACGACGCCTGCCGCCCCCGGGCAGCCCGCTCCGGCAGCGCCTGCCGCCGGGACCCCTGTCGCCGGGGCCCCTGCCGCGCCGGGTGCGGTCAAGACCGCCCCAGGCGCCCCGGGCGCCCCGGGTGCCCCGGGTGAGGCCACCGAGGTCCAGATCAACGACTATCGCAGCGTGGCGTTCGTCGGGGCCGGGAAGCCCGACCCGTTCTTCGACCCCATCGAAGCCATGCAGGATGCCATCGTGAAGGCGAAAGAGAAGGAAATGAAGGAGAAGGTGGAGCGCATCGCCGTGATTCCGCCCCTGAACGTCCGCTGGAAGAACTTCAAGGGCTTCCGCGCGTTCCTGCTCTCCGAAGTGACCTTCAACGGCGTGCTCGAGA encodes:
- the pilO gene encoding type 4a pilus biogenesis protein PilO, yielding MAKTEGKSSETPLLVKLILGLAIVGLLFFLANTLIYKKIDDEIAALTTEREQLDKKVQEGQGFLRTENEHMRDIAILADQLSAQSRCLPDGSEIDQLAKEFYKDAQEKYDMFDVSFDISGISVNERKLQEIPIAFRCSATFTKLGELFQAVSRYSRILNIESLDLKRLNIKERATVPGWKKTAQLPTIKVSFVAKTYSMVKDPDEDSQIQEVIAKARQTMATTPAAPGQPAPAAPAAGTPVAGAPAAPGAVKTAPGAPGAPGAPGEATEVQINDYRSVAFVGAGKPDPFFDPIEAMQDAIVKAKEKEMKEKVERIAVIPPLNVRWKNFKGFRAFLLSEVTFNGVLENKDGSKAAIFIGPDRHAHNVKKGDSFYNAYVSNITRVGNEYRVIVEEYELRPNSSLIDRIEGKKAIPVTLSQAVDQVRGSNDYKTVKVNVKTLARATKPAK